The following is a genomic window from Rhododendron vialii isolate Sample 1 chromosome 9a, ASM3025357v1.
CAACCACAGCCTTGCCCAGCTTATCATACACAATATACACCAAAGATTTTGAGCTAACAGCCCCCAGATTATCAAAAACTCACACTAGCCTCAAATTTATGCTTCATTGCCCTCACCATCAAGGCTGCAACCTGTGGAACACAACATCTGTgcatgattttgtttttttggctgCTTCTGTACGTATCCGGCTCTTTCATTGTCAACTATTCGCAGATGTTGTCCTCTTTGTAGATTTCATACCACTGGAAAATTGTGGAAGATAATAGGATAATTTTGATGGGAGAGACTAGCTATTTTCGAGAAATACTGCacacacaactttaaaacacaactccggaTACAACTGTGTCCAGGACCGTTCGATGCACATTGGTCCGACACATACATCGAATGGTTCCCGACACAATTGCGACCgaagttgtgttttaaagttgtatgCGTAGACTTTCTAATCAAACCTAGAAAGAATATGGGTATAACGGCCAAATCCAACATATATACATGCTGAAAGAACTAGGCTATAGCAAATATTGATGGAAATATGGGACGAAACACAAACTTACGTCACTagtttcttccttcttttttaacCCTGAAAGCTGGAGGTAATGCGATGCATTTGTTCAATACGAATGTCTTTCCATTTAGATTGCAAATCATGCTAATTTTCAACTACATATATACTACGACTAAATTGTAACTTCTGCAAAAGTGCAATCGAGACAATTTGTAAAACCCTGAATGCAATTTCAAGCCTTCCCTCAAGAAAGTAAAGACTGTTGCCATAAATAATCATCTCAAGCATATGACCTGTGCTTCTCCTACAAAACAGCTCACTAATTTCGACTTCAACCAAGTATAACAACAGTTATGTTTATGCTGCTACTGCTGAGCAAAAGAAAGCAATTTATCACCTCCAAGTCCAACAAGAATGTACAGGTTGTTATCACAGATTCACAACAACTTGGTCCATGATCCCAGGAAAGGGAAAACAGATATCAAGAGTCTTAGAAGCAATGGTGTCTCTCTATTTTTTACTCTCCTGCTTAGTTTGCCTCTCTTCTGTTGCTGTGTCTCGTTTTCCCTTTGAGTCGGAGCTCTTTTGGGGACTTTATAAGATCCCACGCTTTTGTCTAGCTCGTCCCATCCCCCAAAGCTAGAAGCCCTCTTGTCACGCGTTTGTTTAGTAGAAATATCATTTGCTGCAGTCCATGACTGGTAACTCTCCCTTACATTGCCAGACTCAAAGTCTTCTCTGTCCTCACTAGTTCTCATACTACTTGCAGCTCTAGAAAAGGGTTTCTTCTTTGTCCTGCCCTTCGGCTTAGTGCTTCTACTTGGCTTCCCCCAGAATGTATCTATTGCGAAGGAAACAGCTGACTGAGCTAAGGGAAGCAATAATGTCATCAAGAAAGGGTTTGGTCCTGTGCCCAGTAGCATCGATAAGCCAACGGTAAATTgctaccccccccccccccccccgccccctgacacacacaccccggccccacctcccttttcccagtTTACccccgcccctctctctctctctctctctctctctctctctctcttctttctttccaccATTTgctgcttttcttcttcttttttttccttttcttttcctgtttttttttcattttattttattttatttctttctagtttgaatttttttctctctttaataataggttcaaatctaattctaggctttgtaaagtaattgagagaaaaaaagtgtttcaattgatcatgtttatcccactattttctttttcttttttttgtcctttatagattaaaatatatagttacgaaaataagcgtttcaattttcaatccgtttgaactagtgcaaagatgttatttttctgatcatttcatcctaaatggtcgtaataaatttttggctccaaagcctttcaatgaacaccctaaaagagtcctgaaactaaataatgagttttagggtgctcgttgaaaggtcgtaaaataaaaaattcattaagattacaattagtgttcggaaactaattacgaaatgtattttgcaaacgacatactaatccagaatacaaatgttatatttaggattacttttttttaactatagtacaattttataaatttgttaaccattatttagcatagatcctcctctcaactgattcagtagtatgtagCTTCAAATCACATttatactccataggattgcaaatggatggtttctatttttttttaactaaaacggaaacgttttaggagCTACTATGTCAAtgggggcagcagagcccccgggtcccttatactttttaatttatttttttatttaattacttatatctgaTTTAacctttgtatatttaaaaatataattcaagaattaagtgatttaattctcaattcaattaaatcagagcaaatatcatttttttattattttattttaaatggtcataatgaattttttggtttaaggcttttcaacaaataccctaaaactcattatttagtttcaagactcacTTAAGGTGTCCATTAAAAGgtcttggagccaaaaattattatgaccatttaagatgaaatgatcagaaaaataacaactttgcaccggttcaaacagattaaaaattgaaacacttattttcgtaactatattttttaatctataaaggacaaaaaaagaaaaaaaaaatagtgggataaacatgatcaattgaaatactttttttctcttaattattttacaaagcctaaaattagacttgaacctattattaaagaaagaaaaaaattcaaaccggaaagaaataaaatgaaataaaatgaaaaaaaaaactggaaaagaaaaggaaaaaaaaaaagaacaaaagaagcgAAAGgtggaaagaaaggaaagggagggagagagagagagggggggggggggggggggggggggcggggaaTAGCAGGTCTCATGCCAATGGCCGGAAGCATCCAACCTAAGGCATTAGAGCATGTAAATCAAGGCTAGTTAAAATACCTACTCAATTTGGACCTTTATCAATTTTACCTGTTAACTTTTTGTTTGGACTTGTACCAACAGTCTCTATCATCTTCTCTATCTTATAAAATACTATTAAATTCAATGGGGGAGAAGTATGGAAATCAATAGGGTGAGGGAAACGAGAGACAGCTGGAgtgaaaataatatttaaattcACTATTGATGAATACTGGATCGCTTAAAATGATGAGGAAATGTGGCAAAGGTAAAAAAGATTCTCTTATACCTAATCTGGTGCAGtcagtttttttggtttttcctctTTAGAATAGCTAAAAATGACATTTAGCTCAACTGGTGTACATGCCCTCGGGGGAAATAGCAGGTCTCATGCCAATGGCCGGAAGCATCCAACCTAAGGCATTAAAAATCTGCACTGACACATCAGAGTCGCGTCAAGTATATGTGTAAGGCTTGAAAGAAGAGGGCTGCTActccccccccctgacacacacacccccccggccccaccttctttttcccaatttacccccccccccccccccccctcccccctctctctctctctcttccttttttttttccactttctgcttctttttttcccttttcttttccagttttttttttcattttctttcttttcggtttgaatttttttttctttttaataataggttcaagtctaattctaggctttgtaaagtaattgaaagaaaaaaagtgtttcaattgatcatgtttatctcactgttttctttttcttttttttgtcctttatagattaaaaaatatagttacgaaaataagtgtttcaattttcaatctgtttgaactggtgcaaagttgttatttttctgatcatttcatcctaaatggtcataataaatttttggctccaagggttttcaatggacaccctaagagagtcttaaaactaaataatgagtcttagggagtttgttgaaaagtcttaaaccaaaaaattcattatgaccatttaaaataaaataataaaaaaacgatatttgctctgatttaattgaattgagaattaaagcacttaattcttgaattatatttttaaatatacaaatggtgtatttatagaaattaaataaataagatataagtaattaaataaaaaaataaattaaaaagtatgggggacccgggggctctgctgcctcCATTGACATAGTAGCCcttaaaacgtttccgttttagttataaaaaaatagaacccatccatttgcaatcctatggagtataaacgtgatttgaagcaacatactactgaatcagttaagaggatctatgctaaataatggttaacaaatttataaaattgtactatagttaaaaaaaagtaatcctgaatataatatttgtattatggattagtatgtcgtttgcaaaatacatttcgtaattagttcccgaacactaattgtaatcttaatgaattttttgctttacgacctttcaacgagcaacctaagactcattatttagtttcaggactctcttagggtgttcattgaaaggccttggagccaaaaatttattacgaccatttaggatgaaatgatcagaaaaataacatctttgcactggttcaaacggattaaaaattgaaacacttattttcgtaattatattttttaatctataaaggacaaaaaaagaaaaaaaaacagtgggataaacatgatcaattgaaacactttttttctctcaattactttacaaagcctagaattagacttgaacctattattaaaaagaaaaaaaaattcaaaccggaaagaaagaaaatgaaataaaatgaaaaaaaaaactggaaaagaaaaaaaaaaaagaagaaaagaagcagaaagtggaaaaaaagaaaagggagagagagagagagagagagagagagagagggggggcgggggtaaactgggaaagggaggtggggccggggggggggggggggtgtgtcagggggggggggtAGCAATTTACTTGAAAGAACGTCAACTTGAATAGCCAATTACCATATTTGTCCCTACCGTCACCGTGGGTAGCAAACTGTAGGAACGCGCGCCGTCCAACTTTATGTATGGTTCGCCGCTTGCATGTTAGTAGTAGCATTTAGGCATACCTTTTCGTTTAATAAATTATAAGTTTAAATAGTAAAACCACCAACATATGGGTTATATATAGCTCCCCTGTTCTGAGCATTAGATGGGCATTTTAGACAATAAATTTGTGTTTACGTTTTGGACAAAAGAACAAACTCATTCGTAAGAATTAAAATCGTGGTGGCGGAGTTGTTAAGGGGGGCGGGGTGGCACGTGCCATCACTCGGTCAGCTCggaaccaaaaaattattttttctacttttatATGATCCTAACCATTCAACTATTTTAAAATACTTGATTGGGtggctttcaaaaaaaaaaaaaattagcccgATTCAATAATCGTAAGTACTTTATCCAATTTTTCAATAAGATTTTAGGATCCTTGAATCTGAATGAACTTTGAAGAAAAATTAGATAATTGTGTGCCCGGATCCCTTTGATCTGAACTGCAGATATTGTAAGATTTGTGTATCAAAGTTTTAGGATCCAAAACATGTGTACAATTTTTAAATATTAGTGATACTAATATTTATTAATGCCACTTCCGACTTTAAAACCTGACTCCGCCACTGCAATCATGCATGGTATTCAAAGAGGATATAGCTAGCATGGGTTGAAAAGATGGGGATCTCTGTCTTGGCTTTGGCAATATGGAGGCACCGTGGATGGAACAAATGTCAAGACCCAAAACGCATTAATTATTGAGATTAATCGAAAACCAAAGTAAACTGTCACAATGATCGAGATTACACGGATTGCTCAGTTTGCATTCCGAATCTAGATCTAGACGGCAGAGAAGCCATTTCTTTCATTGATGGTCAAGTTGACTGAGATATTtggttattaaaaaataaaaaattaagcactaattattaaaattttaGTGGATCATCTTGATAAACGAAAAAACTAATGTTGGTATTTAAAAAATAGGACAGAGGATGACAAGAATCTTGACCCTGAAAGCTGTTTCCTCCAATGGAAACGAATCAGATTCACGAGAGTTTCTTTGACCACCACATGAAATAGTAATAATACAAATACAAGAATAATACTAGTACATTATTTGTACAAAGATACGGGACGTAGGGATGACAAAGAACCAAATTTCTTGAGTTTAAGCTTGAGATCTTGAAGATCgatttgttatatatataagtgAACAAAGCTCGagcggataaaaaataaataaataaataaatgaactaTCACTTGATTCGTTCGACTTATGATGTACTACGAAAGAAATCAAAGTAACCAAAATTGGTTTGTGTCTGCTCGATTAAAGCTCCATTGAGATTGATTCATCTAAAATAAGTTAAGcttaaatataattttaaaattccTTAAGTTTCCATtgattcattttgttttgctctCAGCCCTCCATCTGTCTAGTACTGTAGCCTATAAAACCACACCCAGCAGAGACTCTTcccttccatctctctctctctctctgtgtcacatttcacacacactctctcccaCAATGGCCTCATACACCTGCTCCGCCACAGACCTCATCCCCCACCTCGGCCCCGCCGTCGCCAACGCCACCGCGGTCGCGAACGCAATCTGCGGCGGCTTCTTCGCCGTCAACGCGAGCCTCTCCGACACCACGTACGCCATCAACAACACCTACCTCCTCTTCTCCGCGTACCTCGTGTTCGCGATGCAGCTCGGCTTCGCCATGCTCTGCGCCGGCTCCGTCAGGGCCAAGAACACCATGAACATAATGCTCACCAGCGTCCTCGACGCCGCGGCCGGTGGCCTCTCCTACTACCTCTTCGGCTTCGCCTTCGCCTTCGGCACGTCCTCCAACGGCTTCATCGGCCGCCACTCGTTCGGACTCACCGGCGTCCCTTCGCCGGATTTCGACTACAGCTTCTTCCTCTACCAATGGGCTTTTGCCATCGCCGCAGCCGGTAATATTGTTGGAATCTAAGTTTTCCGGTATTGGTGGAAAGTGGTTTTAGAGATGTAAATAGTTTTTAGTCAATGGTCATCTCTTTTCTCATTTAAAgagttttaattaatttatttttttgaatattaaaGAGATTTAAATTAAGAGGTGTTTTTTGAAAAGGCACTCTAGAATCTTATTAGGATCACGATTCACCCTCATCGTTTTGGATGTGAAAATATACAGTTTGATTTCTCATGATACATGAAATTCgtttttttcaaactttagaAAATGTCATAATTCATCATGTCTCATTTCACGATCGAAACCCACGGTTCATATATTTTAGAGGCGCCAATGTGTAATTATTCATGTAATGATATCTAATTGATCAAACATCGCTCATCATTTAGTCGAatcatatttttcaaaagaaaaataaatggtcACCCtctaactatttattttttcccgAATAAGTAAGATGAATTAATGTTCGATAGATCTTGAacggattataaaaatatatatttatcaTGGTAGTTCACAGTTGACCAacaaaatatttaccaaaaGAGGTAAATGGGGATGCTGCAAAGCGGTGCAGAGCAGCAATCGATGGCTTGAATGTTAACCGAGTaatggacggttcaaatttgtaTGCGATTTATATGTGTTCAGATTTAATTTGAATTGTCCGTGCTGAGATGAACGACCGTATTAGCCGCTCGGCAGCATCCTACTTCTATGCCCACTTctatttgaaattttcttgtgTTCATACAGTACTGATTTTAGTCTTCTAAATCCCCAATAGGCATCACCAGTGGTTCAATCGCGGAACGGACGCAATTCGTAGCCTACCTCATCTACTCTACCTTCTTAACCGGGTTCGTCTACCCGGTGGTCTCCCACTGGTTCTGGTCCAAGGACGGGTGGGCCAGCGCGTATCGAACCGACGGCCACCGCCTTTTCAAATCCGGAGTCATCGACTTCGCCGGTTCGGGCGTGGTCCACATGGTCGGGGGCATCGCGGGTCTATGGGGTGCCTTAATTGAAGGCCCAAGAATTGGCCGGTTCGATGGAACCGGCCGATCCGTAGTTTTACGAGGCCACAGCGCCTCGCTGGTCGTCCTCGGTTCGTTCCTCCTCTGGTTTGGGTGGTATGGGTTCAACCCCGGCTCGTTTCTAACCATTGCGAAAACGTATGGGACCGACAGGCCTTTTTACGGGCAGTGGAGTGGGGTCGGGAGGACAGCTGTCACGACGACATTGGCCGGGTGCACCGCGGCGCTTACAACCTTATTTAGCAAGAGGTTATTGGCTGGGCATTGGAACGTTACGGACGTGTGCAACGGTTTGCTGGGGGGTTTTGCTGCGATTACCTCTGGGTGTTCCGTGGTGGAACCGTGGTCGGCTATTGTTTGCGGGTTCGTGGCGGCTTGGGTTTTGATTGGGTGTAACAAGCTCGCGGAGAAGTTCAAGTACGATGACCCGTTAGAGGCGGCGCAGCTCCACGGTGGGTGCGGCGCGTGGGGTATACTCTTCACTGGGTTGTTTGCGAGAGAAGGGTattgtttagttgtttttttcattcattaaaTCTAATCTATTCTTCACTGAATTATTTGCGAGAGAaaggtatttttttagttaCTTGtgtaaaatatgaaaaacaagatggagtataaatttttttccacaaagTTGATTTTGAAATTACTATTTCCCAAACAGGTATGTGAGCGAGGTGTATTCACCGGGCCGGCCGTATGGGCTATTCATGGGCGGCGGAGGGAGGTTGCTAGCGGCGCAAATCATACAGATCTTGGCGATCTTTGGGTGGGTCACGGTTACCATGGGCCCACTTTTCTACAGTCTACACAAATTGAAGCTGTTGCGGATCTCGAGCAAGGATGAGATGGCGGGAATAGATCAGACGAGGCACGGAGGGTTCGCGTATGTGTACCACGACGAAGACGATCAATCAACCATACCCGGTTTTACTATGAACAGGACCGAGCCCATGAACTCGAATTCCACACATGATCGtagcccaccaccaccaccaccaccaaatgAGGTCTGAAAAACTCAAGCCCATGCTAGGGTTTTTCGGTGGGTCATTGTTTGTACCATAACTGAGATTTCCTTTTACCCGTCGATCGAGCgacacgtggcaagggtaaatatgggcaaataaaagaatagaatGAACTCACCTTAATTAGTTAGGATGGAATTGAATCGATGATGAAACCATAAAAAGTCTTGTCCGTCGATTGGCCAACACGTGGTGTATTTTTATGGTCCTTTGGTCCGTCGATCAGGTGACAGATGTCAAAGGGAATTAAGtcccatgattccacgattaAAGAGGATGTTAACCACGATTAACGAAATAATTTTCCAgacgtgggcatgatcggcagttgaagAAGTTACTTCGCCAGAATTTGAAGGAATTCCAACAGCTACTTTGGagggaagatttgaattcaaaagtgAAGGGATCTCTATTTATAATCAAAGTGCAAGACGATTTacaaacacacaaacaacgccaatcaggcctttatcttttcttttctaggagtagagttaacttgtaattgttcactcaatcatcttgattgattgttcttctactttgagggttaataaagtccattttgttaatcttctttcatacttcatccacttcattgtttgtttccaaagaagtcctgaaatacggcaaggaaccaaattccacttttcacacccacattccagcaagcttacgatacgATTTTCCGTCGATTCTCcatcgattggaaagaaaacaagaattttggtaacaattttGGCGTTAGAAGGATGGCACTTTACTAATTTGGGAGTAAGCAATGACACCAAAGACTAGGAATCAATTGCCAACAGATGGCAACAATGACAACAATTCTGCCAATACTAATGGTGGAAGTGATGCAAATGGAATCATTACTGTGAATCCAGACCAGAGGAGTCCAGAAAGTGGCCAACCAAATGGTCCAAAGATCGAGTCATTTGATTTGGTTCAACAATTTGCAAGAGTCTTAAATGATCCAGAAAGTGAAATAGCCAAAACTTTGATGGCTATGTCTAAGGCAGCAATGGCACGAAATCAACCAACGGTAGAAGTCCCAGTTAACGTAAACGTTAACCCTGGACAGACCAGTGGATATGTTAACCGTAGTACTGAAGTACCTTCTGCACAGGTATTTGATAATCTAacttttgaaactgtttttacTGGAATGAATAGAGTTCCAAATAATGTTAGCAATGGTCAAAATCAGAGCTTTTATCAAAGTATACCAACTACTGTCCCTATGGGAACAGAGATTGGAAATAATGGAAATAATGCCCATGGAGGGCAAAATATTTATGCAAATATTTTTAGGAATGATAACAGAAACATTTCAAATATGGCTAATGGTGATCCAAATCTTTATGGATACGATCCATCAAACATAAGAAGACAAGATTATCCATATGGGTATGATATTAGACCTGAAATCCCTTTTCCTCCTAATCAAACTAGAAGGATTCAGGAGCCCTATCTAAGGGCTTAACTTACGAATATTATGCAAGACATGTATGGTCCTGGATTACgaagaattgaaaaacctaTGTTTAGGAAACCGTATCCAAATTGGGTTGATAATGTGCCTTTTTCTAGGCATTATAGAATTTCAGACTTAGTCCTTttcaatgaagaagaaaatcaatcaaCTATAGAGCATGTTGGAAGATTTTGCCTGCAAATAGGTGAAGCAGATTTGGATGAGGCTCTAAAATTAAAGTTGTTTCCTCATTCTTTTACTATAACTgctttttcttggtttattAGTTTGCCTCCGAATTTTGTTCAttcttggagagaaatggaagaacaatttcatactcaattctttaggcatgcaccagaaatttcagtagcagacttggctaaaatcaaacaaaagccttCAGAGTCTGTTGAACAATATATGAATAGGTTCAAAAAGATCAGGAATCAGTGTCATTTTTACATCCCCGAGTCTGAAATAGTTAAGATCGctcaggaagggcttgattatGATTTTAAGAAACACTTTACTGGAACTGAATTCAGAGATTTATTTGAtgttacttccaaagccataggaTATGAGGCTATTCTTATGGAAGGAGAGTACAGAAAAAGTAAATCACTTGGTACATATTACCAAGATATAGAGGGTGACGTAGAGATTGATATTGCCCAAGTGATTGGAAAAGTACCAATTGTATGTGACACTTTAACAAAGGCTGAGAAGCCTgtgaatatgccttcatctcaTCCAAATAGGAGAAATCAAGCAAATTTTAGACAATACTCATTTGATTTATCCAAAGCTGATCAACTATTTgatgaactaattaatcaaaagttCTTAACTTTATTACCAGGGCATATGATTCCTCCTGAAAAggacagaaaaggaaaagattactG
Proteins encoded in this region:
- the LOC131301111 gene encoding uncharacterized protein LOC131301111, whose translation is MLLGTGPNPFLMTLLLPLAQSAVSFAIDTFWGKPSRSTKPKGRTKKKPFSRAASSMRTSEDREDFESGNVRESYQSWTAANDISTKQTRDKRASSFGGWDELDKSVGSYKVPKRAPTQRENETQQQKRGKLSRRVKNRETPLLLRLLISVFPFLGSWTKLL
- the LOC131301114 gene encoding ammonium transporter 1 member 2-like, with the translated sequence MASYTCSATDLIPHLGPAVANATAVANAICGGFFAVNASLSDTTYAINNTYLLFSAYLVFAMQLGFAMLCAGSVRAKNTMNIMLTSVLDAAAGGLSYYLFGFAFAFGTSSNGFIGRHSFGLTGVPSPDFDYSFFLYQWAFAIAAAGITSGSIAERTQFVAYLIYSTFLTGFVYPVVSHWFWSKDGWASAYRTDGHRLFKSGVIDFAGSGVVHMVGGIAGLWGALIEGPRIGRFDGTGRSVVLRGHSASLVVLGSFLLWFGWYGFNPGSFLTIAKTYGTDRPFYGQWSGVGRTAVTTTLAGCTAALTTLFSKRLLAGHWNVTDVCNGLLGGFAAITSGCSVVEPWSAIVCGFVAAWVLIGCNKLAEKFKYDDPLEAAQLHGGCGAWGILFTGLFAREGYVSEVYSPGRPYGLFMGGGGRLLAAQIIQILAIFGWVTVTMGPLFYSLHKLKLLRISSKDEMAGIDQTRHGGFAYVYHDEDDQSTIPGFTMNRTEPMNSNSTHDRSPPPPPPPNEV